In one Conger conger chromosome 5, fConCon1.1, whole genome shotgun sequence genomic region, the following are encoded:
- the thpo gene encoding thrombopoietin → MPPAARQHGGLLLLLLYTAASRVPGMQARPIDFVCDDQARRDMNTVQELEASMGECHGSALLPSPITLPCVKTHKASWDMKSKQEKRGDIVAALRTLSQGVKEVRLSPLSECQAPLLEKLERSVTNYLHIVTHLELTGEGNRSVTACPSQPSQNLSLVLWNFSRLLTGKLEWLAAELTSQCKQATSQL, encoded by the exons atgccaCCCGCAGCCCGGCAGCACGGAGGACTCCTGCTTCTGCTCCTCTACACGGCCGCCTCTCGGGTCCCAGGCATGCAGGCCAGACCGATCGACTTTGTGTGCGACGATCAGGCCAGGAGAGACATGAACACGGTGCAGGAGCTGGAGGCCTCCATG GGAGAATGCCATGGCTCAGCTCTACTCCCCTCACCAATCACACTGCCCTGTGTGAAGACCCACAAAGCATCCTGGGATATGAAATCT aaGCAGGAGAAGAGGGGGGATATCGTGGCGGCGCTGAGGACCCTGTCCCAGGGGGTGAAGGAGGTGAGGTTGTCCCCTCTGTCTGAGTGCCAGGCCCCCCTGCTGGAGAAACTGGAGCGCAGTGTCACCAACTACCTGCACATCGTCACACACCTGGAGCTaacg GGAGAAGGGAACCGTTCGGTCACAGCCTGCCCCAGCCAGCCCTCCCAAAACCTGTCCCTCGTGCTCTGGAACTTCAGCCGGCTCCTCACAGGAAAGCTGGAGTGGCTCGCCGCGGAGTTGACCTCCCAGTGCAAGCAGGCGACCTCCcaactctga